From Zingiber officinale cultivar Zhangliang chromosome 5B, Zo_v1.1, whole genome shotgun sequence, the proteins below share one genomic window:
- the LOC121985361 gene encoding ribulose bisphosphate carboxylase/oxygenase activase, chloroplastic-like isoform X1, which yields MAAVSTVGSVNRVPVQLSRPGSGSSAQLPAAAFFGTNLKRVTPSLAQRSTSASSFRVLAADLDESKETGGDRWAHLGTDTSDDQQDITRGKGLVDSLFQAPMGDGTHIPVMTSYEYISQGLRTYDIDNMKDGYYIARGFMDKLVVHITKNFMNLPNIKVPLILGIWGGKGQGKSFQCELVFAKMGINPIMMSAGELESGNAGEPAKLIRQRYREAADLIRKGKMCCLFINDLDAGAGRLGGTTQYTVNNQMVNATLMNIADNPTNVQLPGMYNKQENPRVPIIVTGNDFSTLYAPLIRDGRMEKFYWAPTREDRIGVCTGIFRTDNVPVEDIVKLVDSFPGQSIDFFGALRARVYDDEVRKWVSGIGVDSVGKKLVNSLEGPPTFDQPPMSLDKLMEYGQMLVKEQENVKRVQLADKYLSEAALGDANADAISSGDFFSTTL from the exons ATGGCTGCCGTCTCCACAGTCGGATCAGTGAACAGAGTGCCT GTGCAGTTGAGTCGGCCTGGCTCCGGCTCCAGCGCCCAGCTTCCGGCCGCCGCCTTCTTCGGGACCAACTTGAAGCGAGTGACGCCCAGCCTCGCTCAACGGAGTACCTCCGCCTCTTCTTTCAGGGTGCTCGCCGCCGACCTCGATGAGTCGAAGGAGACCGGCGGGGATCGGTGGGCCCACCTCGGCACCGACACCTCCGACGACCAGCAAGACATCACCCGGGGCAAGGGCCTGGTCGACTCTCTCTTCCAGGCCCCCATGGGCGACGGCACCCACATCCCCGTCATGACCTCCTACGAGTACATCAGTCAGGGCCTCCGCAC GTACGACATCGACAACATGAAGGATGGCTACTACATCGCCCGAGGTTTCATGGACAAGCTGGTGGTGCACATCACcaagaacttcatgaatctcccaaacatcaag GTTCCTCTGATTTTGGGCATCTGGGGAGGCAAAGGTCAGGGCAAGTCGTTCCAGTGTGAGCTTGTGTTTGCCAAGATGGGGATCAA CCCAATCATGATGAGCGCGGGAGAGCTGGAGAGCGGCAACGCCGGCGAGCCTGCGAAGCTGATCCGGCAGCGGTATCGCGAAGCTGCGGACCTCATCAGGAAGGGGAAGATGTGCTGCCTGTTTATCAACGACCTGGACGCCGGCGCGGGCCGCCTCGGCGGCACCACCCAGTACACCGTCAACAACCAGATGGTGAACGCCACGCTGATGAACATCGCGGACAACCCCACCAACGTGCAGCTGCCGGGGATGTACAACAAGCAGGAGAACCCCCGCGTCCCCATCATCGTCACCGGAAACGACTTCTCCACCCTGTACGCGCCGCTGATCCGAGACGGCCGCATGGAGAAATTCTACTGGGCGCCGACGAGGGAGGACCGGATAGGGGTGTGCACCGGCATCTTCAGGACCGACAACGTGCCCGTGGAGGACATCGTCAAGCTCGTCGATTCCTTCCCCGGCCAATCCATCG ACTTCTTCGGCGCTCTCCGAGCGAGAGTCTACGACGACGAGGTGCGAAAGTGGGTGTCGGGCATCGGCGTGGACAGCGTGGGGAAGAAGTTGGTGAACTCTCTCGAGGGTCCGCCTACATTCGATCAGCCGCCGATGAGCCTGGACAAGCTGATGGAGTACGGGCAGATGCTGGTGAAGGAGCAGGAGAACGTGAAGAGGGTGCAGCTCGCCGACAAGTACTTGAGCGAGGCCGCCCTCGGAGACGCAAACGCCGACGCCATCAGCTCCGGCGACTTCTTCTCTACCACCCTGTGA
- the LOC121985361 gene encoding ribulose bisphosphate carboxylase/oxygenase activase, chloroplastic-like isoform X2, which yields MAAVSTVGSVNRVPLSRPGSGSSAQLPAAAFFGTNLKRVTPSLAQRSTSASSFRVLAADLDESKETGGDRWAHLGTDTSDDQQDITRGKGLVDSLFQAPMGDGTHIPVMTSYEYISQGLRTYDIDNMKDGYYIARGFMDKLVVHITKNFMNLPNIKVPLILGIWGGKGQGKSFQCELVFAKMGINPIMMSAGELESGNAGEPAKLIRQRYREAADLIRKGKMCCLFINDLDAGAGRLGGTTQYTVNNQMVNATLMNIADNPTNVQLPGMYNKQENPRVPIIVTGNDFSTLYAPLIRDGRMEKFYWAPTREDRIGVCTGIFRTDNVPVEDIVKLVDSFPGQSIDFFGALRARVYDDEVRKWVSGIGVDSVGKKLVNSLEGPPTFDQPPMSLDKLMEYGQMLVKEQENVKRVQLADKYLSEAALGDANADAISSGDFFSTTL from the exons ATGGCTGCCGTCTCCACAGTCGGATCAGTGAACAGAGTGCCT TTGAGTCGGCCTGGCTCCGGCTCCAGCGCCCAGCTTCCGGCCGCCGCCTTCTTCGGGACCAACTTGAAGCGAGTGACGCCCAGCCTCGCTCAACGGAGTACCTCCGCCTCTTCTTTCAGGGTGCTCGCCGCCGACCTCGATGAGTCGAAGGAGACCGGCGGGGATCGGTGGGCCCACCTCGGCACCGACACCTCCGACGACCAGCAAGACATCACCCGGGGCAAGGGCCTGGTCGACTCTCTCTTCCAGGCCCCCATGGGCGACGGCACCCACATCCCCGTCATGACCTCCTACGAGTACATCAGTCAGGGCCTCCGCAC GTACGACATCGACAACATGAAGGATGGCTACTACATCGCCCGAGGTTTCATGGACAAGCTGGTGGTGCACATCACcaagaacttcatgaatctcccaaacatcaag GTTCCTCTGATTTTGGGCATCTGGGGAGGCAAAGGTCAGGGCAAGTCGTTCCAGTGTGAGCTTGTGTTTGCCAAGATGGGGATCAA CCCAATCATGATGAGCGCGGGAGAGCTGGAGAGCGGCAACGCCGGCGAGCCTGCGAAGCTGATCCGGCAGCGGTATCGCGAAGCTGCGGACCTCATCAGGAAGGGGAAGATGTGCTGCCTGTTTATCAACGACCTGGACGCCGGCGCGGGCCGCCTCGGCGGCACCACCCAGTACACCGTCAACAACCAGATGGTGAACGCCACGCTGATGAACATCGCGGACAACCCCACCAACGTGCAGCTGCCGGGGATGTACAACAAGCAGGAGAACCCCCGCGTCCCCATCATCGTCACCGGAAACGACTTCTCCACCCTGTACGCGCCGCTGATCCGAGACGGCCGCATGGAGAAATTCTACTGGGCGCCGACGAGGGAGGACCGGATAGGGGTGTGCACCGGCATCTTCAGGACCGACAACGTGCCCGTGGAGGACATCGTCAAGCTCGTCGATTCCTTCCCCGGCCAATCCATCG ACTTCTTCGGCGCTCTCCGAGCGAGAGTCTACGACGACGAGGTGCGAAAGTGGGTGTCGGGCATCGGCGTGGACAGCGTGGGGAAGAAGTTGGTGAACTCTCTCGAGGGTCCGCCTACATTCGATCAGCCGCCGATGAGCCTGGACAAGCTGATGGAGTACGGGCAGATGCTGGTGAAGGAGCAGGAGAACGTGAAGAGGGTGCAGCTCGCCGACAAGTACTTGAGCGAGGCCGCCCTCGGAGACGCAAACGCCGACGCCATCAGCTCCGGCGACTTCTTCTCTACCACCCTGTGA